A genomic stretch from Acidobacteriota bacterium includes:
- the hpt gene encoding hypoxanthine phosphoribosyltransferase: MKDFSVGSTELRKVLIPQKRLQERVSELGQELSQAFEGKDLVVVAILKGSFIFAADLLRAMTTPCSIDFMGISSYAAQPGSGVVRITKDLDESIAGRNVLLVEDIIDTGLTANYLLQTLRQRKPASVEICALLDKSARRLIDLPISYRGFEIPDVFVVGYGMDYQQSYRNLPYIAILRTE; this comes from the coding sequence ATGAAAGATTTTTCTGTCGGTTCAACCGAGCTTCGAAAAGTGCTGATACCTCAGAAACGGCTCCAGGAGCGGGTTTCAGAGCTTGGCCAGGAGCTCTCACAAGCGTTTGAGGGAAAAGACCTTGTCGTCGTTGCGATACTCAAAGGGTCATTCATCTTCGCCGCAGATCTGCTTCGCGCGATGACTACTCCGTGCTCGATAGACTTCATGGGAATCTCTAGTTACGCAGCTCAGCCGGGCTCAGGGGTCGTGCGCATAACTAAGGATCTCGACGAGAGTATTGCCGGGCGCAACGTGCTTCTGGTCGAAGACATCATCGATACCGGACTGACTGCCAATTACCTTTTGCAGACGCTCAGGCAACGCAAACCCGCAAGCGTCGAGATATGCGCGCTGCTCGATAAGTCGGCGCGGCGATTAATCGACCTCCCAATTTCTTATCGGGGGTTTGAGATCCCGGATGTGTTTGTGGTCGGGTACGGCATGGACTATCAGCAGTCGTACCGCAACCTGCCATACATCGCAATACTCAGAACTGAGTGA
- a CDS encoding FecR family protein, whose protein sequence is MKITKIAIATIAILLSATSLLAQDRKSISPSEMSSYVVSAKAGVVNVVEGQTSVTRVKALATPSLLISGDELLRGDSVKTGSTGRAEILLNPGCYLRLGEGSEFVFLFDGYTTNTIKLLRGSAIIEASALDASIRVETPKAKFEIVRAGLYRFNVGTDAKAEVAVRRGRVFVGNSTIKEGKRAVVDGDTAVIAKLKKQEVDELDNWSKERARALIATNSRLSNKGMRRSLGISLLYNSWIYDPFCRCYTFLPYTGGFGSPYGGTYAVCNPYWYNYYGPRYNNGGWPSDGNRGGQPSTGGGSGNGSSSGGAGSSGGGRGAVGGNQPPPTPSRTMGGGARSSERERPSPRRP, encoded by the coding sequence ATGAAGATCACCAAGATTGCGATTGCGACAATAGCTATCCTCCTCAGCGCCACGTCGCTTTTGGCGCAGGACCGAAAGTCAATCTCACCAAGCGAGATGAGCAGCTACGTCGTCTCCGCGAAAGCAGGAGTAGTCAATGTCGTTGAAGGCCAGACAAGCGTCACTCGCGTTAAGGCATTGGCGACGCCGAGTTTGTTGATCTCCGGCGACGAGCTTCTCAGAGGCGATAGCGTGAAGACCGGCTCAACGGGGCGCGCCGAAATACTGCTTAACCCCGGCTGCTATCTGCGTCTGGGCGAGGGGAGCGAGTTCGTCTTCTTGTTTGACGGCTACACCACCAACACCATCAAGCTCTTGCGGGGCTCGGCTATAATCGAGGCGTCGGCGCTCGATGCCTCGATAAGGGTCGAAACCCCCAAGGCAAAGTTTGAGATCGTGCGCGCCGGGCTTTATCGATTCAATGTCGGAACGGACGCGAAGGCCGAGGTTGCGGTCCGCCGAGGCCGAGTCTTCGTCGGCAATTCGACTATCAAAGAAGGCAAGAGAGCGGTGGTAGATGGCGACACGGCGGTTATTGCCAAGTTGAAAAAGCAGGAAGTGGATGAGCTGGATAATTGGAGCAAGGAGCGAGCGAGAGCGCTGATCGCAACAAACAGCAGACTGTCCAATAAAGGCATGAGGCGCAGCCTCGGCATATCGCTTTTGTACAACTCCTGGATTTACGATCCGTTTTGCCGGTGCTACACGTTCCTGCCTTACACTGGGGGGTTCGGATCACCGTATGGGGGGACCTACGCTGTCTGCAATCCGTACTGGTACAACTATTATGGGCCGCGGTACAACAACGGCGGTTGGCCCAGCGACGGAAACCGAGGTGGTCAACCCAGCACTGGGGGTGGTTCGGGCAACGGCAGCAGCTCGGGTGGCGCTGGCTCAAGTGGAGGTGGGAGAGGCGCCGTCGGCGGCAATCAACCTCCTCCTACCCCATCTCGAACTATGGGCGGAGGCGCGCGCAGCTCTGAGCGGGAAAGACCGTCGCCTCGCCGACCATAA